The Aggregatilinea lenta genome includes a region encoding these proteins:
- the mscL gene encoding large-conductance mechanosensitive channel protein MscL — protein MLKEFRDFIMRGNVLDLAVGIIIGLAFTTVVNSLVNDIIMPPIGVLIGGLDFSAIVITLKEAQGDDPAVTMNVGVFINAIINFLIVALAVFMLVKGVNSAMEQMRRRQKAQDAVAPPEPTVDEKTLAALEQLNGTLEKLEHKL, from the coding sequence ATGCTCAAAGAGTTTCGTGACTTCATCATGCGCGGTAACGTGCTCGATCTCGCCGTTGGTATCATCATCGGTCTGGCGTTCACAACCGTTGTGAACTCGCTGGTGAACGATATCATCATGCCGCCGATCGGCGTGCTGATCGGCGGCCTCGACTTTTCGGCCATTGTGATCACGCTGAAGGAAGCCCAGGGCGACGATCCGGCGGTGACCATGAACGTCGGCGTGTTCATCAACGCTATCATTAACTTTTTGATCGTCGCCCTGGCCGTGTTTATGCTGGTCAAAGGCGTGAATAGTGCAATGGAGCAGATGCGCCGCCGGCAAAAGGCCCAAGACGCCGTCGCGCCGCCGGAGCCGACCGTGGACGAGAAGACACTCGCCGCGTTGGAGCAGTTGAACGGTACTTTGGAGAAGCTCGAACACAAATTGTGA
- a CDS encoding 3-isopropylmalate dehydratase large subunit, which translates to MSTGRTFAEKALARAAGLDDVRAGDLIDVAPDVMLSHDNSAAIRRIFEETGAPRIAYPERVAITLDHAVPAPTTKHAQNHAEIREWVRQQGIAHFYEIGRGICHQVLSEEAVVLPGETIFGADSHTTHFGWMGAFGAGIGRTEMAALWATGELWVRVPEAMRITLTGTLPPWVTAKDLSLRLLGDLGADGGLYRSVEFAGDGIVSLSVESRMVIPNMMAEFGAKNAYLPPDEGVFEYLEPHRTRDYTPLYPDADAVYAAEYTLDVSALEPQIARPHRPDRVVSLSEVAGQPVQQAFLGTCTNGRIEDLRAAAAVLRGQHVRCRMVVIPASSQVYLQAAREGLIEVFLEAGAAIGTPGCGPCMGNHMGIPAPGEVTISSANRNFRGRMGTPESDVYLASPAVVAASAICGQIADPREVVRE; encoded by the coding sequence ATGAGCACAGGACGCACCTTTGCGGAAAAAGCGCTGGCCCGCGCCGCGGGCCTGGACGACGTACGCGCCGGGGATCTGATCGACGTCGCGCCGGACGTGATGCTCAGTCACGACAACTCCGCCGCGATCCGGCGCATCTTCGAGGAGACGGGCGCGCCGCGCATCGCCTACCCGGAGCGCGTGGCGATCACGCTCGATCACGCCGTGCCTGCGCCGACGACCAAACACGCCCAGAACCACGCCGAGATCCGCGAGTGGGTGCGGCAGCAGGGCATCGCGCACTTTTACGAGATCGGGCGCGGCATCTGCCACCAGGTGCTCAGCGAGGAAGCGGTCGTGCTGCCCGGCGAGACGATCTTCGGCGCGGACAGCCACACCACGCACTTCGGCTGGATGGGCGCGTTTGGCGCGGGCATCGGGCGCACGGAGATGGCCGCGCTGTGGGCCACTGGCGAGCTGTGGGTGCGCGTGCCGGAGGCGATGCGCATCACGCTGACCGGGACGCTGCCGCCGTGGGTGACGGCCAAAGACCTCAGCCTGCGCCTTCTGGGCGACCTGGGAGCGGACGGCGGGCTGTACCGCTCGGTGGAGTTCGCCGGGGACGGGATCGTCTCGCTCTCGGTCGAGTCGCGCATGGTGATCCCGAACATGATGGCCGAGTTTGGCGCGAAAAACGCCTACCTGCCGCCGGACGAGGGTGTGTTCGAGTACCTGGAGCCGCACCGGACGCGCGACTATACGCCGCTCTATCCCGACGCGGACGCCGTTTATGCCGCCGAATACACGCTCGACGTCAGCGCGCTGGAACCGCAGATCGCGCGTCCGCACCGCCCGGACCGCGTCGTGTCGCTCTCCGAGGTGGCGGGCCAGCCGGTGCAGCAGGCGTTTTTGGGCACGTGCACCAACGGGCGGATCGAGGATCTGCGCGCGGCGGCGGCGGTGCTGCGCGGCCAGCACGTGCGCTGCCGGATGGTGGTCATTCCCGCCAGCTCGCAGGTGTATTTGCAGGCGGCGCGTGAAGGGCTGATCGAGGTGTTTCTGGAGGCGGGCGCGGCCATCGGCACGCCGGGCTGCGGGCCGTGTATGGGCAATCACATGGGCATCCCCGCGCCGGGCGAGGTCACGATCAGCAGCGCCAACCGCAACTTCCGGGGGCGCATGGGCACGCCGGAATCGGACGTGTATCTCGCCAGCCCCGCCGTGGTGGCGGCCAGCGCGATCTGCGGCCAGATTGCCGATCCGAGGGAGGTGGTGCGGGAGTAA
- a CDS encoding LeuD/DmdB family oxidoreductase small subunit, whose protein sequence is MGNSQDGSWTTHRVWVYGDDVNTDVIFPGRYTYTVSAANEVAAHALEDLDTSFAAQVQPGDVIVAGRNWGNGSSREQAVTALKYAGVAAVIAESFARIYYRNCINQGLLPVVCPGLAARLHTGDTIQIDRAAGRLLAAGQEYTISRLSPSVQAILDAGGLVPMLQRRFKGESVS, encoded by the coding sequence ATGGGTAATTCGCAGGACGGATCATGGACCACGCACCGCGTGTGGGTCTACGGCGACGACGTGAACACCGACGTGATTTTCCCGGGCCGCTATACGTACACGGTCAGCGCGGCGAACGAGGTCGCGGCGCACGCGCTCGAAGACCTCGATACGTCGTTTGCGGCGCAAGTGCAGCCGGGCGACGTGATCGTGGCCGGGCGCAACTGGGGTAACGGCAGCAGCCGCGAGCAGGCCGTGACCGCGCTCAAGTACGCGGGGGTGGCGGCGGTCATTGCGGAGTCGTTCGCGCGCATCTACTACCGCAACTGCATCAACCAGGGCCTGCTGCCGGTGGTGTGTCCCGGTCTAGCCGCGCGCCTGCATACCGGCGACACGATCCAGATCGACCGCGCCGCCGGGCGGTTGCTCGCGGCGGGACAGGAATACACCATCTCGCGCCTGTCGCCCTCCGTGCAGGCCATCCTGGACGCGGGTGGGCTGGTCCCCATGCTCCAACGGCGCTTCAAAGGAGAATCCGTTTCATGA
- a CDS encoding metal-dependent transcriptional regulator, which yields MCPTVWFYLGEIYRLQEGHDWVTLSMVAESMGVSLQAASRMIRRMAENGYIEHEPYKGIRLTPDGAAIALMVIRRHRILEVYMVKVMGFGWEEVHDMVERLERGVDDKLIDRMDAMAGFPKRCPHGEPIPTRDGVMPKVIDGPLSEWDEKKPARVSRVKTHDVEKLRYLRDVSLIPGRLVTVTARSPFNGPVHLDCEGDRFVIGNELASELYVEAP from the coding sequence ATGTGCCCCACAGTATGGTTTTATCTAGGCGAGATCTACCGCCTTCAGGAAGGCCACGACTGGGTCACCCTGTCGATGGTGGCAGAGAGCATGGGCGTCTCGTTACAGGCTGCCTCGCGCATGATCCGGCGCATGGCCGAGAACGGGTACATCGAACACGAACCGTATAAGGGCATCCGCCTCACGCCGGACGGCGCGGCCATCGCCCTGATGGTCATCCGCCGCCATCGCATCCTCGAAGTCTACATGGTCAAGGTGATGGGCTTCGGGTGGGAAGAAGTGCACGACATGGTAGAGCGGTTGGAGCGCGGCGTAGACGATAAGCTGATCGACCGCATGGACGCGATGGCCGGGTTCCCCAAGCGCTGCCCGCACGGCGAGCCGATCCCGACCAGGGACGGCGTCATGCCGAAGGTCATCGACGGGCCGCTGAGTGAGTGGGACGAAAAGAAGCCCGCACGCGTCAGCCGCGTCAAGACACACGACGTCGAGAAGCTGCGCTATCTGCGCGACGTGAGCCTGATTCCGGGGCGGCTGGTCACCGTGACCGCGCGCAGCCCGTTCAACGGCCCGGTGCATCTGGACTGTGAAGGCGACCGTTTTGTCATCGGCAACGAGCTGGCCAGCGAGCTGTACGTCGAAGCGCCCTGA
- a CDS encoding N-acyl homoserine lactonase family protein codes for MNTIDAAPQRLYLMQLSAASVPVAPGRSLDMVCVCYLVELSDGRRVLIDTGLPDGASLMGLPSIEGSLTVIDALAELDLRPADIDVLVCTHFDVDHVGFHDAFPQAACIVQRRHYEQARGGDARYAAAREHWDHPALRYRLVDGDVELFPGLTLIETSGHAPGHQSVLVRLPHTGPVLLAIDAVMMARLFTPDRAAWPMDDNEAELRASTQKLLDVAAHEGVTLTVFGHDGEQWRTLKRAPEFYD; via the coding sequence ATGAACACGATCGATGCCGCGCCGCAGCGGCTGTACCTGATGCAGTTGAGCGCCGCGTCTGTGCCCGTCGCGCCGGGGCGATCGCTGGACATGGTGTGCGTGTGTTACCTCGTCGAGCTGAGCGACGGTCGGCGCGTGCTGATCGATACCGGCCTGCCGGACGGCGCGTCGCTGATGGGTCTGCCGTCCATCGAGGGGAGCCTCACCGTGATCGACGCGTTGGCCGAGTTGGACCTGCGCCCGGCGGACATCGACGTGTTGGTTTGCACGCACTTCGACGTGGACCACGTGGGTTTTCACGATGCCTTCCCGCAGGCGGCGTGCATCGTGCAGCGGCGGCACTACGAGCAGGCGCGCGGCGGCGATGCGCGGTATGCGGCGGCGCGCGAGCACTGGGATCACCCCGCGCTGCGCTACCGGCTGGTGGACGGCGACGTCGAGTTGTTTCCTGGCCTGACGCTGATCGAGACCAGTGGGCACGCGCCGGGACACCAGTCCGTGCTGGTGCGGCTGCCGCACACGGGTCCGGTGCTGCTGGCGATCGACGCGGTGATGATGGCGCGGCTGTTCACGCCCGATCGTGCGGCGTGGCCGATGGATGACAACGAGGCCGAACTGCGTGCCAGCACGCAGAAGCTGCTCGACGTGGCCGCGCACGAGGGCGTCACCCTGACCGTGTTCGGGCACGATGGCGAACAGTGGCGCACGCTCAAACGCGCGCCGGAGTTTTACGATTGA
- a CDS encoding cysteine desulfurase-like protein, producing the protein MKYDVEQVRACFPSLHIPAASGQLPVFFDNPAGSQVPQTVIDAVRDYYLTMNAYPGGAFATSRRSEAMHYAARERMAALLNAASPEEIVFGPNMTTLSFALTRALGKTLSPGDEIVVTRMDHDGNIAPWLRIAEDRDLVIRWVDIHTEDCTLDMDGLEAALNERTRIVATAHASNAVGTINDAKQIAAMAHAAGALHVLDAVQSTPHVAIDVQDIGCDFLLCSAYKFCGPHIGTLWGRYDLLADLPAYKVRPAKDVPPFRFETGAPSFELLNGLTAAVDFLAWIGEQFGNAPDPAAGRRGLLVQAMHAVETYEQELGKHLIAGLQAIPGVTIAGITEPARAAERVPTVAFVLDGYTPRDVAEHLDRHDIYVWNGNYYAKEIMERLGRGEHGMVRVGPVHYNTIAEVDRLLDAVKLLAN; encoded by the coding sequence ATGAAGTACGATGTCGAGCAAGTTCGCGCCTGCTTCCCGTCGCTGCACATCCCCGCCGCAAGCGGCCAGCTTCCCGTCTTCTTTGATAACCCGGCAGGCTCACAGGTTCCGCAGACCGTCATCGACGCCGTGCGCGACTATTATTTGACGATGAATGCCTATCCCGGCGGCGCGTTTGCAACCAGCCGCCGCTCCGAGGCGATGCACTACGCCGCGCGTGAGCGCATGGCCGCTCTGCTCAACGCCGCCAGTCCGGAGGAGATCGTCTTCGGCCCGAACATGACCACGCTCAGCTTCGCGCTGACCCGCGCGCTGGGCAAGACGCTGTCGCCCGGCGACGAGATCGTCGTCACGCGTATGGACCACGACGGCAATATCGCGCCCTGGCTGCGCATCGCGGAGGATCGCGATCTGGTGATCCGCTGGGTGGACATCCACACCGAGGACTGCACGCTGGACATGGACGGGCTGGAAGCGGCGCTCAATGAGCGGACGCGCATCGTGGCGACGGCGCACGCTTCTAACGCGGTAGGCACGATCAACGACGCGAAGCAGATCGCGGCGATGGCGCATGCCGCCGGGGCGCTGCACGTCCTCGACGCGGTGCAGAGCACGCCGCACGTCGCCATCGACGTGCAGGACATCGGCTGCGACTTCCTGCTGTGCTCGGCCTACAAGTTCTGTGGGCCGCACATCGGTACGCTGTGGGGCCGCTATGACCTGCTGGCCGATCTACCCGCCTACAAGGTGCGCCCGGCGAAAGACGTGCCGCCCTTCCGCTTCGAAACCGGCGCGCCGAGCTTCGAGCTGCTCAACGGGCTGACAGCAGCGGTTGATTTCCTGGCGTGGATCGGGGAGCAGTTCGGCAATGCGCCCGATCCGGCGGCGGGACGACGCGGGCTGCTGGTCCAGGCCATGCACGCCGTCGAAACCTACGAACAGGAACTCGGCAAGCACCTGATCGCGGGACTTCAGGCGATCCCCGGCGTGACCATCGCGGGCATCACCGAGCCTGCGCGGGCCGCAGAGCGCGTGCCGACCGTCGCGTTCGTGCTGGACGGCTACACCCCGCGCGACGTCGCGGAGCACCTTGACCGGCACGATATCTACGTATGGAACGGCAACTACTACGCGAAGGAAATCATGGAGCGACTGGGGCGCGGCGAGCACGGCATGGTCCGCGTCGGCCCCGTGCACTATAACACGATCGCGGAAGTGGATCGCCTGTTGGACGCGGTCAAGCTGCTGGCGAACTGA
- a CDS encoding SDR family oxidoreductase: protein MKLLVVGASSAIAHETARCFATDGAALFLVGRSAEKLAAIQHDLEVRGASQVVTYTLDLNDLAQHEAMIDAAFEALGGLDAALIAHGTLPDQAAVQASVEQALQEFQTNCLSAISLLTILGNRFEAQRRGCIAAISSVAGDRGRSSNYVYGAAKSALTVFLSGLRGRLEKSGVAVVTIKPGFVDTPMTAHVKKNPLFAKPDAVGKRIYTAMLKGQDVVYVPWFWRYVMLLIRVLPESMFKKLSF, encoded by the coding sequence ATGAAACTGTTGGTTGTGGGCGCAAGCTCGGCCATCGCGCACGAGACGGCGCGGTGTTTCGCCACCGATGGCGCGGCGCTTTTCCTGGTGGGCCGCAGCGCCGAGAAGCTGGCCGCCATCCAGCACGACCTGGAAGTGCGCGGTGCGTCGCAGGTGGTGACCTACACACTCGACCTGAACGACCTGGCGCAGCACGAGGCCATGATCGACGCCGCGTTTGAGGCGCTCGGCGGGCTGGACGCGGCGCTGATCGCGCACGGCACGCTGCCCGACCAAGCGGCGGTGCAGGCCAGCGTCGAGCAGGCTTTGCAGGAGTTCCAGACCAACTGCCTGAGCGCGATCTCGCTGCTGACGATCCTGGGCAACCGCTTCGAGGCGCAGCGGCGCGGCTGCATCGCGGCGATCTCGTCCGTCGCGGGCGACCGGGGCCGCAGCAGCAACTACGTCTACGGCGCGGCCAAGAGCGCGCTGACGGTGTTCCTGAGCGGGCTGCGGGGCCGCCTGGAAAAATCGGGCGTGGCCGTGGTGACGATCAAGCCCGGTTTCGTCGATACGCCGATGACCGCCCACGTGAAAAAGAACCCGCTGTTCGCCAAGCCGGACGCGGTCGGCAAGCGCATCTATACCGCCATGCTCAAGGGCCAGGACGTAGTCTACGTGCCCTGGTTCTGGCGCTACGTGATGCTGCTCATCCGTGTCTTACCGGAGTCGATGTTCAAGAAGCTGTCGTTCTGA
- a CDS encoding [LysW]-lysine hydrolase — MSDLLIELVRRTSLSGQEAPAVRYLVAWMAAHGFDAIVDEAGSACGVRGSQDAPHTLMLLGHIDTVPGEIPVRVEDGVLYGRGSVDAKGPLCAFTEAAASAAIPDGWRVVVVGAVEEESATSKGARTVRDCFTPDACIIGEPSGVEHVTLGYKGRLLVDFTLRRPVAHTSRPEPTVGALGAAFWSQVAAWCEAQNKGAERAFDQVLPSLRSINTESDGFHDTVRLTVGFRLPPRLSPEAVRSAIAPFAPADAELRTYGPEQAYQGDKNNALVRALLAAIRTQGSRPGFVLKGGTSDMNVVGPAWNCPIVAYGPGDSALDHTPDEHISLAEYAQGVATLRHVIEHLPAGM, encoded by the coding sequence ATGTCTGATCTGCTGATTGAGCTGGTCCGGCGCACGAGTCTGTCGGGGCAGGAAGCGCCCGCCGTGCGCTATCTGGTGGCGTGGATGGCCGCGCACGGCTTCGACGCGATCGTGGACGAGGCGGGCAGCGCCTGCGGCGTGCGCGGGTCGCAGGACGCGCCGCATACGCTGATGCTGTTGGGGCACATCGACACCGTGCCGGGCGAGATCCCGGTGCGCGTGGAGGACGGCGTGCTCTATGGGCGCGGCAGCGTGGATGCCAAGGGGCCGCTGTGCGCCTTCACGGAAGCCGCCGCCAGCGCCGCGATCCCGGACGGCTGGCGCGTGGTCGTCGTCGGGGCGGTCGAGGAGGAAAGCGCGACGAGCAAGGGCGCGCGCACTGTGCGCGACTGCTTCACGCCGGATGCTTGCATCATCGGAGAGCCGAGCGGGGTGGAGCACGTCACGCTGGGCTACAAGGGCCGCCTGCTGGTCGATTTTACGCTGCGCCGCCCGGTCGCGCACACCTCCCGGCCAGAGCCGACCGTCGGCGCGTTGGGGGCGGCGTTCTGGAGTCAGGTCGCGGCGTGGTGCGAGGCGCAAAACAAAGGGGCGGAGCGCGCCTTCGATCAGGTGCTGCCGAGCCTGCGCAGTATCAATACCGAGTCGGACGGCTTCCACGACACGGTGCGCCTGACGGTCGGGTTCCGCCTGCCACCGCGGCTGTCGCCGGAAGCGGTGCGGAGCGCGATCGCGCCCTTCGCCCCGGCGGACGCCGAACTGCGCACCTACGGGCCGGAGCAGGCTTACCAGGGCGACAAAAACAACGCGCTCGTGCGCGCACTTCTGGCCGCAATCCGCACGCAGGGATCGCGCCCCGGCTTCGTGCTGAAGGGCGGCACGAGCGACATGAACGTGGTCGGCCCCGCCTGGAACTGCCCGATCGTCGCGTACGGTCCCGGCGACAGCGCGCTCGACCACACGCCCGACGAGCACATCTCGCTGGCGGAATACGCGCAGGGCGTCGCCACGCTGCGCCACGTGATCGAGCACCTGCCCGCAGGAATGTAA
- a CDS encoding isocitrate/isopropylmalate dehydrogenase family protein has protein sequence MTHLITLISGDGIGAEVIPAARTVLEALDLPLRFQEADAGFGTFERVGDALPPATLDACAASDAILFGATSSPMAKVAGYQSPILNLRRHFDLFANLRPAVGEGVDLLIVRENTEGLYSRRERVEDGGATAIAERVITAAASERITHVACEQARARRGKLTIVHKANVLKETCGLFRRAAFGVATDYPDLAVEELLVDTAAMRLVQDPGRFDVLVTTNLFGDILSDLAAGMTGGLGMAPSANVGAGHPALFEPVHGSAPDIAGQGIADPRAAILSAAMLLDFLGYTEAASALRRATYATPHTGNTAHTARAILAQMERDGAHV, from the coding sequence ATGACACACCTGATTACACTCATCTCCGGTGACGGCATCGGCGCGGAAGTGATTCCGGCGGCGCGGACCGTGTTGGAAGCGCTCGATCTGCCGCTGCGCTTCCAGGAAGCGGATGCAGGCTTCGGCACGTTCGAGCGCGTGGGCGACGCGCTGCCGCCTGCCACGCTCGACGCCTGCGCCGCCAGCGACGCGATCCTGTTCGGCGCGACCAGCTCGCCCATGGCTAAGGTGGCGGGCTACCAAAGCCCGATCCTTAACCTGCGCCGCCACTTTGACCTGTTCGCCAACCTGCGCCCGGCGGTGGGCGAGGGTGTCGATCTGCTGATCGTGCGCGAAAACACCGAGGGCCTCTACAGCCGCCGCGAGCGCGTGGAGGACGGCGGCGCGACCGCTATTGCGGAACGCGTAATCACGGCGGCGGCATCCGAGCGTATCACGCATGTGGCGTGCGAGCAGGCGCGCGCCCGTCGCGGCAAACTGACCATCGTGCACAAGGCCAACGTGCTCAAGGAGACGTGCGGCCTGTTCCGGCGCGCTGCTTTTGGGGTGGCGACGGACTATCCCGATCTGGCCGTCGAGGAGCTGCTGGTTGATACGGCGGCGATGCGGCTGGTGCAGGACCCAGGGCGTTTCGACGTGCTGGTGACGACGAATCTGTTCGGGGACATTTTGAGCGATCTTGCCGCCGGGATGACCGGTGGGCTGGGTATGGCCCCGTCGGCCAACGTGGGAGCGGGACACCCGGCGCTGTTCGAGCCGGTGCACGGCAGCGCGCCGGACATCGCGGGTCAGGGGATCGCCGATCCGCGTGCTGCGATCCTCAGCGCGGCGATGCTGCTCGACTTTCTGGGGTACACAGAGGCGGCCTCGGCGCTGCGCCGCGCGACCTATGCCACGCCGCACACGGGGAACACGGCGCACACCGCGCGGGCGATCCTGGCGCAGATGGAACGAGACGGCGCGCATGTCTGA
- a CDS encoding IucA/IucC family C-terminal-domain containing protein: MVIHATKDTHVTNEVTPLDGTLQRLVRLYPYLELRTGDDLPPGWVNAKDLIASGSPHLPRLVRTVGATSGTDDRQVAVSFFLNGYAWLVAVVGLGCLLAEGRVPDLTFEDVALRFDEQGNAAGMALSNGRFLALPQDRDADHHRATIVPDRGALRDAFRHEIEAHMAHVIPALRAQSSLGTRALWITVIDRCATFLYWANHLKPDLVSRETVRDDVAALAHVPGSPMANKLTRLDPVDTPDGPALALRRGSCCLNYRRPDGELCDSCPIRKE; this comes from the coding sequence ATGGTTATCCATGCCACAAAGGATACCCACGTCACAAACGAGGTCACGCCGTTGGACGGCACGCTCCAGCGTTTGGTGCGGCTCTATCCCTACCTCGAGCTGCGGACGGGAGACGACCTGCCGCCGGGCTGGGTGAACGCGAAGGATCTGATCGCATCTGGATCGCCCCATCTGCCGCGCCTCGTGCGGACGGTCGGCGCGACGAGCGGCACCGACGACCGGCAGGTCGCCGTCAGCTTCTTCTTGAACGGCTACGCGTGGCTCGTCGCGGTGGTGGGGTTGGGCTGCCTGCTGGCCGAGGGGCGTGTGCCAGACCTGACCTTCGAGGACGTGGCGCTGCGATTCGACGAGCAGGGGAACGCGGCGGGCATGGCGCTGTCGAACGGGCGCTTCCTGGCGCTGCCGCAGGACCGTGATGCGGACCATCACCGCGCGACGATCGTGCCCGATCGCGGCGCGCTGCGCGACGCCTTCCGCCACGAGATTGAGGCGCACATGGCGCACGTCATTCCGGCGCTGCGCGCGCAGTCGTCGCTGGGCACGCGAGCGCTGTGGATCACCGTGATCGATCGCTGTGCAACGTTCCTCTACTGGGCGAATCACCTGAAGCCGGATCTGGTGTCGCGCGAGACGGTGCGCGACGACGTGGCCGCGCTGGCGCACGTTCCCGGTTCCCCGATGGCGAACAAGCTGACGCGCCTCGATCCGGTTGACACGCCCGACGGTCCCGCCCTGGCCCTGCGGCGCGGATCGTGCTGCCTGAATTACCGCCGCCCCGACGGCGAACTGTGCGATAGCTGCCCGATTCGGAAGGAATAG
- the lysS gene encoding homocitrate synthase: MPLNNYAIIESTLREGEQFSTATFSTAQKLEIAGMLDQFGVEMIEMTSPCASPQSEADIRAVVAQNLNARILTHIRCNRDDALRALDTGVHGIDIVIGTSPQLMEHSHGKSIRQIVDLAADVLSFVREQAPDIILRFSTEDTFRSRESDLLRVYLAVADLGLVNRLGVADTVGVAMPQQVEAMVRQLVRLTRLDVEFHGHNDSGCAIANACAALEGGATHVDTTVLGIGERNGITPLGGLMARLYTLDRSYVEKYNLPLLPQVDAMIANICGLSIPFNNYITGASAFIHKAGIHAKAVLADPGTYEILRPEDFGLVREVAIGHRLTGWNAVRQRAQTLGLNLDDATLRAITQDVKRRADVQPLNLTEVDQLLMAAAGQ, from the coding sequence ATGCCGCTGAATAACTACGCGATTATCGAAAGCACGCTGCGCGAAGGCGAGCAGTTCAGCACGGCGACGTTCAGTACGGCGCAGAAGTTGGAAATCGCCGGGATGCTCGACCAGTTCGGCGTCGAGATGATCGAAATGACCTCCCCCTGCGCCTCGCCGCAAAGCGAAGCGGACATCCGCGCCGTCGTGGCACAAAACCTCAACGCGCGCATCCTGACGCACATCCGCTGCAACCGCGACGACGCCCTGCGCGCGCTCGACACCGGCGTGCATGGCATCGACATCGTGATCGGCACGTCGCCGCAGCTCATGGAGCACAGCCACGGCAAATCCATCCGGCAGATCGTCGATCTGGCCGCCGACGTGCTGAGCTTCGTGCGCGAGCAGGCGCCGGACATCATTCTGCGCTTCAGCACCGAAGACACGTTCCGCAGCCGCGAATCGGACCTGCTGCGCGTCTATCTGGCCGTGGCGGACCTGGGGCTGGTGAACCGGCTGGGCGTAGCGGACACGGTCGGGGTGGCGATGCCGCAGCAGGTCGAGGCGATGGTGCGCCAACTCGTACGCCTAACGCGGCTCGACGTCGAGTTCCACGGCCACAACGACAGCGGCTGCGCGATCGCCAACGCCTGCGCCGCGCTCGAAGGCGGCGCGACGCACGTCGATACGACCGTGCTGGGCATCGGCGAGCGCAACGGCATCACGCCGCTGGGCGGGCTGATGGCGCGGCTGTACACGCTCGACCGCTCGTACGTCGAGAAATACAACCTGCCGCTGCTGCCGCAAGTCGATGCGATGATCGCCAATATCTGCGGGCTGTCGATCCCGTTCAACAACTACATCACCGGGGCGAGCGCCTTCATCCACAAGGCGGGCATTCACGCCAAAGCGGTGCTGGCCGATCCGGGCACGTACGAAATTCTGCGGCCCGAAGACTTCGGACTGGTGCGCGAGGTCGCCATCGGTCACCGGTTGACCGGGTGGAACGCGGTGCGCCAGCGCGCGCAGACGCTGGGCCTGAACCTGGACGACGCCACGCTGCGCGCCATCACGCAGGACGTGAAGCGCCGCGCCGACGTGCAGCCGCTCAACCTGACCGAAGTCGATCAGTTGCTAATGGCCGCGGCGGGGCAGTAA